From the genome of Impatiens glandulifera chromosome 9, dImpGla2.1, whole genome shotgun sequence, one region includes:
- the LOC124916137 gene encoding transmembrane protein 53-like, which translates to METSIRFFCLCDSTVFPNKQFHFMVPPLAADSDNNNNGPLVIVVLLGWLGAKPRHLRRYAELYSSRGINTVSFVVSVKEVLSLDKGKRLERRVASLSREIESWLSYSDGRQRFLIFHTFSNTGWLTYGSILENLQGKKNILEKIIGCVVDSGGDPDLNPKVWAAGFASALLKKRSSNSVHPSCNIVDEVEKNDHSPFMESMLLKVLDKLFTVLLNQPDINRRLKKKIIDTLETKQPCCPQLYLYSSADKVIPYKSVESFIEDQEQRGKKVFSFNFGTSPHVDHYRTFPETYSSQLHTFLDQSLAQMKRNDKIPTAGLDDLDTDSKK; encoded by the exons ATGGAAACTTCCATCAGATTTTTCTGTTTATGTGATTCCACTGTCTTTCCCAACAAGCAGTTTCATTTCATGGTTCCACCCTTGGCGGCAGATtcagataataataataatggaccGTTAGTGATCGTTGTGTTGCTGGGATGGCTGGGGGCGAAGCCGAGACACTTGAGGCGATACGCTGAACTTTACAGTTCGAGAGGAATAAACACTGTTAGCTTTGTGGTTTCGGTGAAAGAAGTTCTTTCGCTCGATAAGGGGAAGAGATTGGAGAGGCGAGTCGCGTCGTTGTCGCGTGAAATCGAGTCGTGGTTGAGCTATTCGGATGGGCGCCAACGTTTCTTGATCTTCCACACTTTCAGCAACACTGGTTGGCTTAC ATATGGTTCAATTCTTGAGAACCTGCAAGGAAAGAAGAATATTCTGGAGAAAATTATAGGATGTGTTGTTGATTCAGGAGGGGACCCTGATTTAAATCCAAAG GTGTGGGCAGCTGGATTTGCTTCAGCTCTATTGAAAAAACGTAGTTCGAATTCAGTGCACCCATCATGTAATATCGTCGATGAAGTAGAAAAAAACGATCATTCCCCTTTCATGGAATCCATGCTTTTGAAAGTTCTAGATAAGCTCTTCACCGTTCTTCTTAACCAGCCTGACATAAATCG GAggctgaagaagaagattatcGATACACTAGAAACCAAACAGCCTTGTTGCCCTCAGCTTTACCTGTATAGCAGTGCTGACAAGGTGATTCCATATAAATCTGTGGAATCATTCATTGAAGATCAAGAACAGAGGGGTAAAAAGGTCTTTTCCTTTAACTTCGGAACATCGCCTCACGTCGATCACTACAGGACCTTCCCGGAAACTTACTCATCGCAACTACATACTTTCTTGGACCAGAGTCTAGCCCAAATGAAAAGAAATGACAAAATTCCAACGGCTGGCTTAGACGACTTAGACACAGACagtaaaaagtaa
- the LOC124915667 gene encoding laccase-11-like: MINHEVSFPARFFVVVVFVAFLGLVSVAPIEGRVKKYQFNIQMKNVSRLCHTKSIVTVNGKFPGPTLRVREGQRVIINVTNYANYNMSIHWHGIKQFRNGWADGPAYITQCPIQTGNSYVYDFNVTGQRGTLWWHAHILWLRATVYGAIVILPKKGTPFPFPRPDKDQVVMLGEWWNKDVEEIENQGNKIGLAPNTSDAHTINGKPGPLFPCFHKHTFAMEVEQGKTYLLRIINAALNSELFFGVAGHNMTVVEIDAVYTKPFTTSTILISSGQTTTVLVKANQAPGKYFMAASPLIDIPFVIDNKTTTAIFQYKGVSVYDNNVIPSLPNLPSLNDSSFSLTYNRKLKSLNSKHFPANVPLKVDRRLFYTIGFGLNPCRTCTNGTRLVASLNNITFEMPQVGLLQAHYFNQTGVFTTDFPDRPPQAFNYTGVPLTGNLRTVEATRLTKIRFNSTVELVLQDTNMIIAETHPFHLHGYNFFVMGSGIGNFDPRKDPRRYNVVDPPERNTVGVPNGGWTVIRFRADNPGVWFMHCHLELHTGWGLKTAFLVEDGGPNWSVLPPPKDLPSC, encoded by the exons ATGATCAACCATGAGGTTTCCTTTCCTGCCCGTTTCTTTGTCGTCGTTGTTTTCGTTGCCTTTCTTGGGTTGGTTTCTGTTGCCCCGATTGAAGGTCGAGTAAAGAAATACCAATTTAAC ATTCAAATGAAAAATGTGAGCAGACTGTGTCATACAAAGTCAATTGTGACTGTCAATGGGAAGTTTCCAGGGCCAACACTTCGTGTTAGAGAAGGACAGAGGGTTATCATCAATGTTACAAACTATGCAAACTATAACATGTCTATTCATTG GCATGGGATAAAGCAATTTCGAAACGGGTGGGCTGATGGACCGGCTTACATAACACAATGCCCGATCCAAACCGGGAATAGCTATGTGTATGATTTCAATGTAACGGGTCAAAGAGGAACCTTATGGTGGCATGCTCATATTCTTTGGCTTAGAGCAACTGTTTATGGTGCTATTGTCATTTTGCCTAAGAAAGGAACCCCTTTTCCTTTCCCACGCCCTGATAAGGACCAAGTTGTTATGTTAg gGGAATGGTGGAATAAGGATgttgaagaaattgaaaaccaAGGGAACAAAATAGGTTTGGCTCCAAACACGTCTGATGCACATACAATCAACGGCAAACCAGGCCCACTCTTCCCGTGTTTTCATAAAC atacATTTGCGATGGAGGTGGAGCAGGGGAAGACATATCTCCTTAGAATAATCAACGCTGCCCTAAACTCCGAGCTTTTCTTCGGCGTCGCCGGCCACAACATGACTGTAGTGGAGATCGATGCGGTCTACACAAAACCCTTTACCACCTCCACTATACTAATCTCCTCCGGCCAAACCACCACCGTTCTGGTTAAAGCAAACCAAGCTCCGGGCAAATACTTCATGGCCGCCAGCCCATTAATCGACATCCCGTTTGTCATTGACAACAAAACAACAACCGCCATATTCCAATACAAAGGCGTTTCCGTTTACGATAATAACGTTATTCCATCTCTCCCTAATCTTCCTTCTCTAAACGACAGCTCATTTTCCCTGACATATAATCGTAAACTCAAGAGCCTCAATTCTAAACACTTTCCGGCCAATGTTCCCCTGAAAGTTGACCGTAGGTTGTTTTATACAATTGGGTTTGGGTTGAACCCATGTCGGACCTGCACTAATGGGACCCGTCTAGTGGCTTCTTTGAATAACATAACGTTTGAGATGCCACAGGTCGGGTTGCTTCAGGCCCACTATTTCAACCAAACCGGTGTTTTCACAACGGATTTTCCGGACAGACCGCCTCAGGCTTTCAACTATACAGGTGTTCCTTTGACCGGGAATTTGCGGACTGTTGAGGCAACTAGGTTAACTAAGATTCGGTTCAATTCGACGGTTGAGTTGGTATTGCAGGACACGAATATGATCATTGCTGAAACGCACCCGTTTCATCTTCACGGGTACAATTTCTTTGTAATGGGTAGTGGGATTGGTAACTTTGACCCAAGGAAGGATCCGAGAAGGTATAATGTGGTGGATCCGCCTGAGAGGAATACGGTGGGAGTTCCAAATGGCGGGTGGACGGTTATCCGGTTCAGGGCGGATAACCCGGGAGTGTGGTTTATGCATTGTCATTTGGAGCTTCATACCGGTTGGGGACTGAAAACGGCTTTTTTGGTTGAAGACGGCGGTCCGAACTGGTCTGTTTTGCCTCCGCCCAAGGATCTCCCTTCATGCTAA
- the LOC124915829 gene encoding syntaxin-112, with protein sequence MNDLMTKSFLSYVELKKQAKIDVEEEGGQLSPSEEENLSLFFVEIEATKSEMEQISNLLSDLQRLDQETKSIHSAKILRGIRDQIDSGVVSILRKAGLIKAKLHSIDRSNLANRKISLAFVEGGAVDRTRVHITNGLRVKLREMMNDFQTVRERIISDHREALKKTYYNANGEFPNEEVLEKMMVSGNGEQVEICKDNSELYLENKERHEAVIVIKRSLDKLHQIFLDMAVLVEEQGEQMDNIEINVNNAGSFVSGGTNSLFYAKQMKKKGRKCCFAVWAVVLIILLVCFVGMLSS encoded by the coding sequence ATGAATGATTTAATGACAAAGTCGTTTCTAAGTTATGTGGAACTCAAGAAACAGGCCAAGATTGACGTAGAAGAAGAAGGGGGACAACTCAGTCCCTCAGAAGAAGAAAACCTGTCTCTATTCTTTGTAGAAATCGAAGCAACAAAATCCGAAATGGAACAGATTTCGAATCTTCTCTCCGATCTTCAAAGACTGGATCAAGAGACCAAGTCCATCCATAGTGCCAAGATTCTACGTGGGATAAGAGACCAGATAGACTCGGGCGTGGTTTCTATTCTTCGGAAGGCGGGTCTAATAAAGGCGAAACTGCATTCAATTGACCGGTCGAATTTAGCCAATCGGAAGATATCACTCGCGTTCGTGGAAGGAGGGGCGGTTGATCGAACCAGGGTGCATATAACAAACGGTTTAAGGGTGAAGCTTAGGGAGATGATGAATGATTTTCAGACGGTTAGGGAGAGAATTATATCTGATCACAGAGAAGCTTTGAAAAAGACTTACTATAACGCAAATGGTGAGTTTCCAAACGAGGAAGTGCTTGAAAAGATGATGGTCTCAGGAAACGGCGAACAAGTTGAGATTTGTAAAGACAATTCGGAACTTTACTTGGAGAACAAAGAGCGCCATGAAGCTGTAATTGTCATTAAAAGGAGTTTGGACAAGCTCCATCAGATATTTCTCGACATGGCAGTGCTCGTGGAGGAACAAGGAGAACAAATGGACAATATCGAGATAAATGTGAATAATGCAGGAAGTTTCGTCAGTGGAGGGACTAACAGTCTGTTCTACGCCAAACAGATGAAGAAGAAGGGCAGGAAATGCTGTTTTGCTGTTTGGGCTGTGGTGTTGATAATATTACTAGTATGCTTTGTTGGAATGTTGTCTtcttga
- the LOC124915828 gene encoding putative glucose-6-phosphate 1-epimerase yields the protein MAKVCLGWSVPPVNSSPSNSRRINRHTSITFATLKESPALGVKVTEGEGKLPKLVLNSSNGSEAEVYLFGGCVTSWKVSNKDFLFVRPDAVFNGQKPISGGIPHCFPQFGPGPIQQHGFARNVNWSLVDSENVEGSPEITLELKDGPYSRAIWDFSFRALYKVILQDKSLLTELVITNTDKKAFVFTTALHTYFSASVTGASVKGLKGCKTLNKDPDPNNPIEGKEERDSVSFPGFVDRVYLGAPSEIFLENGLGDTVSITSKNWTDAVLWNPHLTMASCYKDFVCVENAKLEEVKLEPEESWTATQCLSIV from the exons ATGGCGAAGGTCTGTCTGGGTTGGTCTGTTCCTCCGGTCAACTCCTCTCCATCTAATTCCCGGAGAATCAACAG ACACACATCCATAACATTTGCTACTTTGAAGGAGTCTCCAGCTTTGGGAGTGAAAGTCACGGAAGGCGAAGGGAAACTGCCAAAGCTCGTGCTCAATTCTTCTAATGGAAG TGAGGCTGAGGTGTACTTATTTGGAGGTTGCGTAACATCTTGGAAAGTTTCAAACAAGGATTTCCTTTTTGTTAGGCCAGATGCTGTGTTCAATGGGCAGAAACCAATCAG TGGAGGTATTCCTCATTGCTTCCCTCAGTTTGGTCCTGGCCCAATCCAGCAG CATGGATTTGCAAGAAATGTGAATTGGTCACTTGTTGATTCTGAAAATGTCGAGGGGAGTCCAGAGATTACACTAGAGCTGAAAGATGGACCTTATAGTCGGGCTATTTGGGATTTCAGTTTTCGAGCTTTGTATAAG GTCATTCTTCAGGACAAGAGCCTCTTAACAGAACTGGTCATTACAAATACAGACAAGAAAGCATTTGTGTTCACTACCGCCCTTCACACATACTTCAGC GCTTCTGTGACAGGGGCATCTGTTAAAGGTTTGAAGGGCTGCAAGACCCTGAACAAAGACCCAGATCCTAATAACCCTATTGAGGGCAAAGAAGAAAG GGATTCGGTTAGTTTTCCTGGATTTGTAGATCGCGTGTACCTAGGAGCGCCTAGTGAGATCTTCCTTGAGAATGGTTTGGGAGATACGGTATCCATCACAAGTAAAAA TTGGACAGATGCTGTTCTTTGGAACCCACATCTTACAATGGCATCCTGCTACAAAGATTTTGTGTGCGTTGAAAATGCTAAG cTTGAAGAAGTAAAGCTAGAGCCCGAGGAGTCTTGGACTGCCACACAATGCCTGAGCATTGTCTGA